In one window of Arachis ipaensis cultivar K30076 chromosome B06, Araip1.1, whole genome shotgun sequence DNA:
- the LOC107648017 gene encoding uncharacterized protein LOC107648017: MDFHKKRVRLLVFVAFIIVLSMAAEKCRKLVPDHATSKSGKFTVWNCLDMGYGSLACGVKESTKLYFHNLRAAHIEKAKNQAMKSALTDAKSQGMAQSLAEKHAEKEGAKAAKLASHKAQRVIGPMISSGWDFFEAVYYGGSDAEGAIRGSGTLFGSYLGGFFGEQRLGRLGFLVGSQMGSWFGGRIGLMLYDILNAIHFLINLSN, translated from the exons ATGGATTTCCACAAGAAACGCGTCCGGTTGCTGGTATTTGTCGCCTTCATCATTGTTCTTAGCATGGCAG CTGAGAAATGCAGGAAGCTTGTTCCGGATCATGCAACATCCAAGAGTGGAAAGTTTACAGTGTGGAATTGCTTGGACATGGGATACGGAAGTCTAGCATGCGGTGTGAAGGAAAGTACGAAGCTGTATTTCCACAACTTAAGAGCTGCACATATTGAGAAAGCCAAGAACCAAGCAATGAAATCTGCACTGACTGATGCAAAGTCACAGGGCATGGCACAGTCATTAGCAGAGAAGCATGCTGAGAAAGAAGGCGCAAAGGCGGCGAAGTTGGCTTCGCACAAGGCTCAGCGCGTGATAGGTCCCATGATATCTTCTGGATGGGACTTCTTTGAGGCAGTGTACTATGGTGGGAGTGATGCAGAGGGTGCAATCAGGGGAAGCGGCACTTTGTTTGGTTCATATCTTGGTGGCTTCTTTGGGGAACAAAGGCTTGgcagacttggttttctagtggGTAGCCAAATGGGAAGTTGGTTTGGTGGTAGAATTGGCCTAATGCTCTATGATATTCTTAATGCAATCCATTTCTTGATTAATCTTAGCAACTGA
- the LOC107645953 gene encoding 40S ribosomal protein S14, protein MSRRKVREPKEETVTLGPAVREGEHVFGVARIFASFNDTFIHVTDLSGRETLVRITGGMKVKADRDESSPYAAMLAAQDVAARCKELGITALHIKLRATGGNKTKTPGPGAQSALRALARSGMKIGRIEDVTPIPSDSTRRKSGRRGRRL, encoded by the exons ATG TCGAGGAGAAAGGTTAGAGAGCCCAAGGAGGAAACCGTCACTCTTGGCCCTGCTGTTAGAGAGGGGGAACATGTTTTTGGTGTTGCTCGCATTTTTGCATCATTCAATGACACCTTTATT CATGTGACTGATTTGTCTGGAAGGGAAACCCTTGTCCGCATCACTG GTGGAATGAAGGTTAAAGCTGACAGAGATGAATCATCCCCATATGCTGCTATGCTTGCAGCACAAGATGTTGCTGCTAGATGCAAG GAGCTGGGCATAACTGCTCTTCATATCAAGCTCCGTGCCACCGGTGGAAACAAGACAAAAACACCTGGCCCTGGTGCTCAGTCTGCTCTCCGCGCCTTGGCTCGCTCTGGAATGAAAATTGGCCGCATAG AGGATGTGACTCCGATTCCTTCAGATAGCACTCGTAGAAAGAGCGGTAGAAGGGGAAGAAGGCTTTGA
- the LOC107646526 gene encoding uncharacterized protein LOC107646526, whose protein sequence is MNLEGVGDEVRCRAFPVTLAGPAIRWFNALPQGSVTTFAKITRAFLAQFTTRIAKAKHPINLLGVTQRSGEPTRKYLDRFNDECLEIDGLTESVASLCLTNGLLNEDFRKHLTTKFVWTMQEIQNVAREYINDEEVSQVVAANKWQPAYNHARQPGNGERPREHSKDGPPAKTFKPFSRVGTFTNYTPLAAPIVEVYQQIVDKCILLKPRQLKDRTRGNKNLYCDYHKGYGHKTQDYFDLKDALEQAIREGKLAEFSHLIREPRRRDRDRSGDDKSRAVR, encoded by the coding sequence atgaacctggaaggggtGGGCGATGAAGTAAGGTGTCGCGCGTTTCCCGTGACCTTAGCGGGGCCGGCAATCCGCTGGTTCAACGCTCTCCCACAAGGCTCCGTAACGACGTTCGCGAAGATCACCCGCGCCTTCCTAGCCCAGTTTACTACACGCATTGCTAAAGCGAAACACCCGATCAACTTGTTAGGGGTTACACAAAGAAGTGGCGAACCGACCAGGAAATACTTGGATAGGTTCAATGACGAGTGCTTGGAGATTGACGGCCTAACTGAATCAGTGGCCAGTTTATGCTTGACGAATGGGTTGTTGAACGAGGATTTCAGAAAACATCTTACTACCAAGTTTGTATGGACAATGCAAGAAATACAAAATGTGGCTCGGGAGTATATCAATGACGAAGAGGTCAGCCAGGTCGTGGCAGCCAACAAGTggcagcccgcctacaaccaTGCCCGTCAGCCCGGCAACGGGGAAAGGCCCAGGGAGCACTCCAAGGACGGACCTCCAGCTAAAACCTTCAAGCCGTTCTCCCGGGTAGGGACGTTTACCAACTACACCCCCCTGGCGGCCCCAATTGTTGAAGTTTATCAGCAGATTGTCGACAAATGCATCCTGTTGAAGCCCCGACAACTCAAGGATAGAACCAGAGGGAACAAAAACCTCTATTGCGATTACCACAAGGGCTACGGCCACAAGACCCAAGATTATTTTGACCTGAAAGATGCTCTGGAGCAGGCGATCCGAGAAGGCAAGCTGGCAGAGTTCTCTCACCTCATAAGGGAACCGAGGAGGAGGGACCGCGATCGATCTGGCGACGACAAGAGCCGCGCCGTTAGGTAG